From one Dermatophagoides farinae isolate YC_2012a chromosome 5, ASM2471394v1, whole genome shotgun sequence genomic stretch:
- the LOC124499901 gene encoding ADP-sugar pyrophosphatase — MLNVETVRKISPTSMESIHPSLRKNSSTIKPVKEEVLYLSKSIQLTEYTFEDENGKAKSAEVIHKRYMVGVNNNNNNNNNSNDVQEDTILSIAILKRHCLCDCLILVRQYRPTLKSYALEFPARIIEQRYSDKSGDEAAKEIEENTGYGSTKIKYITPQTATDPELCDSKVKLVSMIIDGDDPIKNNFFHANNPKNQDQQQNGNDNDNDNDNDIEIILLPINGLLDRLNEYCKNGTIVDSRVYAFAIGLKKGEKLSENVSKPENIEIAI; from the exons atgctCAACGTTGAAACAGtgagaaaaatttcaccAACATCGATGGAATCGATTCATCCATCATTACGTAAAAATAGCAGTACAATTAAACCAGTAAAAGAAGAGGTGTTGTATCTAAGTAAATCGATACAATTGACTGAATACACGtttgaagatgaaaatggtAAAGCTAAATCTGCTGAAGTAATTCATAAACGTTATATGGTCGGtgtcaataacaataacaacaacaacaacaacagtaacgATGTACAAGAAGATACAATATTAAGTATTGCAATATTAAAAAGACATTGTCTATGCGATTGTTTGATACTTGTACGACAATATCGTCCTACATTGAAATCGTATGCATTGGAATTTCCAGCACGTATTATTGAACAACGTTATAGCGATAAAAGTGGTGATGAAGCAGCTAAAGAGATTGAAGAAAATACTGGCTATGGATCGACTAAAATTAAATATATTACACCACAAACAGCTACTGATCCAG AACTATGCGATAGTAAAGTGAAACTTGTATCCATGATaatcgatggtgatgatccgattaaaaataatttttttcatgcaaACAATCCTAAAAATCAagatcaacaacagaatggcaacgataatgataatgataatgataatgatattgaaatCATATTATTACCAATCAATGGACTATTGGAtcgtttgaatgaatattgtaAAAATGGTACCATTGTTGATTCACGTGTGTATGCATTTGCaattggattgaaaaaaGGTGAAAAATTAAGTGAAAATGTTTCGAAACCAGAAAATATTGAGATCGCCATCTAA
- the LOC124499885 gene encoding uncharacterized protein LOC124499885, protein MSFIEFFVLDQPNNNGNIQLAIDDDQYNNDNDDKITVDCNEEIVENCLKNDVDDDDDDDKIIENKNSTTTSTADSYNGLAGVRCNLSQFFVRSMHEIISQKFIKKDLKQTKEFIFRQKHFSPSPSKWCIDRDGQIEKVSQWIRSMPKVLPNENGIVMEKKVKFHEKITVEPKVSKIKKSLSQMAMSTTTTTTTTTINDDQYVDDGDPPIQLDETVYEILEKIFQATIENAVTTIVNDGHHSDCSSSSSSSSDSTSSISAPTSQVIQTTTTIDAKKQPLSSIQENSNKLMKKIIKVCKHPGKHVACIQDIKKSLTLFSELIRGHHHFSCSSCRERNINCQCLDIQQQQQQSDDDCDEHGNNDNATNGRKILQRKSKFSNKYHHGYYPHHNHHHQYYYYNGMAQMNTYHHHHHHHQYYYYQQQQLRNNFKNHLRRTKSYFSFNINEFSVTSSNNNNDCNENQIDCNKQQNDHGKKRIWPYI, encoded by the exons ATGagtttcattgaattttttgtacTGGATCAGccgaataataatggcaacaTTCAATtggccattgatgatgatcaatataacaatgacaatgatgacaaaattaCAGTTGATTGTAATGAAGAAATCGTAGAAAATTGCCtgaaaaatgatgttgatgatgatgatgatgatgataaaattattgaaaacaaaaattctacaacaacatcaacagctGATAGTTATAATGGTTTAGCTGGTGTACGTTGTAATCTGTCACAATTTTTTGTCCGTTCAATGCATGAAATAATTAGTCagaaatttattaaaaaagatttaaaacaaacaaaagaatttatttttcgacaaaaacatttttcaccatcaccatccaAATGGTGTATCGATCGTGATGGACAGATTGAAAAAGTTTCACAATGGATACGTTCAATGCCAAAAGTATTGCCCAATGAAAATGGTATTGTTATGGAGAAAAAAGTTaaatttcatgaaaaaattaccGTCGAACCAAAAGTatcgaaaattaaaaaatctcTTTCACAAATGGcaatgtcaacaacaacaacaacaacgacaacaacaattaatgatgaccaatatgttgatgatggtgatccaCCAATACAATTAGATGAAACTGTTTATGAAATtctagaaaaaatttttcaagcTACAATTGAAAACGCTGTTACAACCATAGTGaatgatggtcatcattctgattgttcatcatcatcatcatcatcatcagattctACATCATCGATATCGGCACCAACATCACAAGTGAttcagacaacaacaacaattgatgcAAAAAAGCAACCATTATCTTCGATACAAGAAAATTCTAACAAATTAAT gaaaaaaattatcaaagtTTGTAAACATCCTGGTAAACATGTGGCATGTATTCAGGACATTAAAAAG AGTCTGACATTATTTTCCGAACTTATTcgtggccatcatcattttagcTGTTCAAG ctgTCGTGAACGTAATATTAATTGTCAATGTTTGgacattcaacaacaacaacaacaatccgatgatgattgtgatgaacaTGGTAACAACGATAATGCAACAAATGGCAGGAAAATTTtacaaagaaaatcaaaattttccaacaaatatcatcatggatATTATccacatcataatcatcatcatcaatattattattacaatggCATGGCTCAAATGAATacctatcatcatcatcatcatcatcatcaatattattattatcaacaacaacaactacggaataattttaaaaatcatcTAAGACGTACAAAATCATATTTTAGtttcaatataaatgaattttcagtAACCagtagcaataataataacgattgTAATGAAAACCAAATTGATTGCAACAAgcaacaaaatgatcatggTAAAAAACGAATATGGCCATATATTTAA
- the LOC124499849 gene encoding uncharacterized protein LOC124499849 — protein sequence MRTQATQTEPIITNELQQQQLQQQQQHRQQRTGPIGLSTSLYTVSNHNQLLTATSINHLSNHQLINDDDYDDQYSSTTRRQTSANNNNNNTRRSVSYQFLSTASIFDGCCPTGCCLESATADNLTILNHHHHHHHHGGSSKSLRSSTSSHKVNHFIDDDYSNYGDDYYYDDDNDIIQDYHLSTAPLPPPPPPPPSSSSNIINAQRHQPRRSQRYSSSTTSRESHQFIIRTIPSYLNLSPRASYHRLNIKHPPNEICQHSNELHEKHTATSGDTILLCCTTIIDDSQWKDSLSTVESVTYNNRTSLIMNRNKSPQSSTINYIMNDDSKMKTGVGTKPPIPVKPKHIVTRTIGQNISGKTVKTKTIISNMTAIDFAEQLSSKIIQSAKKSANLNQQNRSCSKCGIIYDSSTITPTTTLIIPNTGLMTIYNNNNNNKQNDDDEGPLSTIDPIEWSKFNDDQQQQQQQQQWQSIMVNGNLDHHHHHHHQLLSQQSSSSQSKKIITTTLSSLFDDNNNNNNYNYSQCCSINSLQAIQYFGESHKSFSESELYLQQQQQSRSSFNYSSQNIKQILHSGLIRRHSAIADLAVETQLIDPSVFETIATPPPGFDDKDIVDHQQQPCDVMSLSISSSSSSSSSSSSSSSSSPLAPSSSSSRIEDQTDDDYGKLRIKGRHHHHHHHQRQLRQNNCQYLKEKRSQHQQKSLQSQMKITQQQQQQQQQPASPALVGQLSIISPESEQSSQVTSVTNCSELLQTTGTTFSSEGTGSGSAYPFTIDYQQPGPSTECTGGGGGSVPTTTATNSGKFQPQKLIASGSSSSGGGRILMGGYALDFDDDDDDDNDDDYDDDEVYEMETTGSEHNQFGFHHHHHHHDNHVDADFALAEGSSQDDEEKAKFEFEFETTEDDVGNDEYDMDNMNVINNDDEQLFNDSIILNKIKRPNELNVGIGSNQYRSNNNKETNVGSSSTKAIMINNDNDDDNNVICEQNLNIETTTTTTAAVAVAAAAAVITSSPGRVVSHGTSKSLPENLFRSVDDDPEMMMKKSPKHSNNNDGERVRLSRAKSSTIGRRRDSNDRYSDHHQLSQNNQQYRQQHKHYDTIDSTRTASDLTPVQDIYSSDPSTTIDLSIANTVIEKQFQQKDGDYDDDENNERSIDDNESKLRQISQDKTKRFSAEIFEELNITPESYANGNHQTIKSTDIDSNDLWEAALATAGQTNSKIECFDNSVVAAAAADALNNNNVCDTMKKTKKLLVTDFIDDKITTTATITFAQRKDSPTKSSTTTIQQQSTSQQQQQQQPTKFSKFRLMTPSLRQSILNQMIAIADSMENLDESNKTMNEMEPMQTIDKLSSQKEQSSDDDDECHRKLKNQIMTNKKINKQQRQRSIYDSANNSRNSCSQNDNDDDDDDNQQVDICKSNSTKSSTIDEDEDSQTFSIENLPEDSTTSGSFMLDDVTSNNNNETSETLNGSYFISDSISGSTSRNFYSVSNDLIDGEQPLIDNNRIGKSEPATVLSISEFVHGQSSSNDQNYQSMPCNINHIAVAKQIGGENPNFLRVRFEQRQRKAMERNGNKNMKTATTTSSSSQSQDKSSHEDEDDDEEKNPDDDYTCTDNFFGKYQKILDSQYEESTNRVISTNVHDEQSASQKMATSSEHELEINRQWKQKQRQRLQSSQAKEISLTGHHHHHHHQQQQQQQQQQQQHSSMANLHQQQQNSGNINLNNNTHNHQIGQQQHQQQYCNTTDLFEQSSQATERDVERSEFSLQNQNSELDEDESLTFENLNNQSLSVIDEDSKGDQESGAANNAQQQQQSQPLLPQPLSSRSAQNRRLIVDNKNINAVVDDEEDDDDDKHLATGSGDLIQTLCRLDSSGDKSELLEERDLSLEAVLQEESKELERVKAAELLNDNGHYHHHHHHHHRHGKRYHHQQQQHGNIVSHNTLMDDAPTTCHTSTTFQLITMDDSSRDILDTSRNIVHDDEERTELRDERIALLTSLATNDSSDGSGLPSIDNNSTNNNNDDNDDNMNMNARQKFDRKMKEIEQRILSDKHPNNQIATEKILKIQSKNDQQQQQQQQQQETTRQTYVSHNNSATYSECSSMTTPDNKNLIIGTNSELTSILKHNKRGQSQPPPIAGVSVAGQRQTSNVVFANQSGNNRQQHHPSTTNQHCCSRCYHRHHHHHHRHPVGSGSHHRFSTTSSSKHSVCLHHHNRHNDITVPSNSIRTSSNQNEIITQARARSLTRNLGVNNNAITGTIGLQNKLQEVHHEQQQQQPQNQLKDQIPAQQQSRQRSPCSQHHFTCSHCGESTMPPNLVPIIPTTSRFKRRGMPQLSRKSFTVEDVYFDVDDEENDIGVHSESYRSSLWIYIGRKEELNIWNNLNRAILNCSSQKYSRCDINRKQFRLSTTNSGSDLNNGSDRNNNNNNNNTNSSSTTTDTISTTRSESEESTASEKNFRQRYETVTHRLIHRKASIELYRRILDQTFTIDKCLTLTRDNNEFGFRIHGNRPVVVSAVEKGTSAQHKGLEVGDIIVAVNGHTVLDSSHSEVVRMAHHGHSLKLEVASTAAALKAETTQASENEPKVIINGYLSRYIDKLAEKCSTSRDKMTNPKLWRRRWFVLKSDACLYWYRNPKSLEPIGAISLQGYCAGMVNECLFGQEHLFRLVGYKTTRCKYLAAIDHATAIQWVKALNQNSIQYSNSDAFIENTLHNIHRNPLNFINPDCYGFLWKFNQMKKNWKQRYFVLKDACLYFYADANSTTALGLFFLHGYRVQANVTFNLDKQQQQQQSLPPAPPPTPQQLINQTQQLQQSSITAESRQHIFEIVPSDSKYRHIWLCADSESDRKRWTYALEYSIDRWIRLK from the exons ATGCGAACACAGGCAACACAGACTGAACCAATAATAACCAATGagcttcaacaacaacaactacaacaacaacaacaacatcgacaacaacgtACAGGTCCAATAggattatcaacatcattatatacTGTAtccaatcataatcaattattgacagcaacatcaatcaatcatctttcaaatcatcagttaatcaatgatgatgattatgatgatcaatattcaTCGACAACAAGACGACAAACATcagccaataataataataataatacaagaCGTTCCGTTTCATATCAATTTCTTTCAACAGCATCCATATTTGATGGTTGCTGTCCAACTGGTTGCTGTTTAGAATCGGCTACAGCTGATAATTTaacaattttaaatcatcatcatcatcatcatcatcatggtggtTCATCCAAATCATTAAGATCATCAACAAGTTCACATAAAgtaaatcattttattgatgatgattattctaattatggtgatgattattattatgatgacgataatgatataaTACAAGATTATCATCTCAGTACTGCACCACTTCctccaccgccaccaccaccaccgtcATCTTCATCGAATATTATTAATGCTCAACGTCATCAACCAAGACGATCGCAaagatattcatcatcaacaacaagtcGAGAGAGTCATCAATTTATAATACGTACAATACCATCATATTTAAATCTATCACCACGTGCATCATATCATCGACTTAATATTAAACATCCACCGAATGAAATTTGTcaacattcaaatgaattacaTGAAAAACATACTGCAACATCTGGTGATACAATACTATTATGTTGTAcaacaattattgatgattcacAATGGAAagattcattatcaacagTAGAATCTGTTACGTACAATAATCGTacatcattaataatgaatcgTAATAAATCACCACAATCATCGACAATtaattatataatgaatgatgattcaaaaatgaaaactggTGTTGGTACTAAACCACCAATACCGGTAAAACCAAAACATATTGTTACACGTACCATAGGACAAAATATTAGTGGTAAAacagtgaaaacaaaaacaataatatccAATATGACAGCCATCGATTTTGCTGAACAATTAAGTTCAAAGATAATACAATCAGCCAAAAAAAGTGCCAAtctaaatcaacaaaatagaTCATGTTCAAAATGTGGAATCATTTatgattcatcaacaataacaccaacaacaacgttgATTATACCGAATACAGgattgatgacaatttataataataataataataataaacaaaatgatgatgatgaaggaccattatcaacaatagaTCCAATAGAATGGtcaaaatttaatgatgatcaacaacaacaacaacaacaacaacaatggcaatCAATAATGGTAAATGGTAatctggatcatcatcatcatcatcatcatcaattattatcacaacaatcatcatcatcacaatcgaaaaaaattataacaacaacattatcatcattatttgatgataataataacaataataattataattattcacaatgttgttcaattaattcattacAAGCTATACAATATTTTGGTGAAAGtcataaatcattttcagaAAGTGAGCtttatttacaacaacaacaacaatcaagaTCTAGTTTTAATTATTCTAGTCAAA ACATCAAACAGATATTACATTCTGGATTGATTCGTAGACATTCAGCAATTGCTGATCTGGCAGTTGAAacacaattgattgatccaagtgtatttgaaacaattgcTACTCCACCACCCggttttgatgataaagatattgttgatcatcaacaacagccatGTGATGTAATGTCGTTatctatttcatcatcatcatcgtcgtcgtcgtcctcttcatcatcatcatcatcatcaccattggcaccatcatcatcatcatcaagaattgaGGATCaaaccgatgatgattatggaaaACTTCGTATTAAAGgtagacatcatcatcatcatcatcatcagcgaCAATTACGACAAAATAATTGCCAatatttaaaagaaaaacgttCACAACATCAGCAAAAATCGCTACAatcacaaatgaaaataacacaacaacaacaacaacaacaacaacaaccagcaTCTCCAGCATTAGTGGGtcaattatcgattatatcACCAGAAAGTGAACAATCATCACAGGTAACATCAGTGACTAATTGTAGTGAACTTCTTCAAACAACTGGAACAACATTTAGTTCAGAGGGTACCGGTTCAGGTTCAGCATATCCATTTacaattgattatcaacaacCGGGACCAAGTACAGAATgtactggtggtggtggtggtagtgtaccaacaacaacagcaacgaatAGTGGTAAATTTCAGccacaaaaattaattgcatccggtagtagtagtagtggtggtggtcgtaTTCTCATGGGTGGTTATGCTTTAGattttgacgatgatgacgatgacgataatgatgatgattatgatgatgatgaagtatatgaaatggaaacaacTGGATCTGAACATAATCAATTcggttttcatcatcatcatcatcatcatgataatcatgtgGATGCTGATTTTGCATTGGCTGAAGGTAGTAGccaagatgatgaagaaaaagctaaatttgaatttgaatttgaaacaaccgaagatgatgttggtaatgatgaatatgatatGGATAATATGAATgtgattaataatgatgatgaacaattatttaatgattcaataattttaaataaaattaaacgaCCAAATGAACTCAATGTTGGTATtggatcaaatcaatatcgatccaataataataaagaaacaaatgttggatcatcatcaacgaaagcaataatgataaataatgataatgatgatgataataacgttatttgtgaacaaaatttgaatattgaaacaacaacaacaacaacagcagcagtagcagtagcagcagcagcagcagttaTCACTTCATCACCTGGACGTGTTGTTTCACATGGCACTAGTAAATCATTACCAGAGAATCTTTTCCGTtcagttgatgatgatccagaaatgatgatgaaaaaatcaccaaaacattcaaataataatgatggtgaacgTGTTCGTTTATCACGCGCTAAATCAAGTACAATTGGACGTAGACGTGATTCAAATGATCGTtattctgatcatcatcaattatcacaaaacaatcaacaatatagacaacaacataaacatTACGATACAATTGATTCAACAAGAACAGCAAGTGATTTAACACCTGTGCAAGATATTTATAGTTCAGATCCGTCCACAACAATTGATTTATCCATTGCAAATACtgtaattgaaaaacaatttcaacaaaaagatggtgattacgatgatgatgaaaataatgaacgatctattgatgataatgaaagtAAACTTCGTCAAATATCACAAGATAAAACGAAAAGATTTTCTGCCGAAATATTTGAAGAATTAAATATAACACCAGAAAGTTATGCTAATggcaatcatcaaacaattaAATCAACAGATATCGATAGTAATGATCTATGGGAAGCGGCATTAGCTACTGCTGgccaaacaaattcaaaaatcgaatgttttgataattctgttgttgctgctgctgctgctgatgccttgaataataataatgtatgtgatacaatgaaaaaaacgaaaaaattattagtcactgatttcattgatgataaaataacaacaacagccactATTACATTTGCACAACGAAAAGATTCaccaacaaaatcatcaacgacaaccaTTCAACAGCAATCaacatcacaacaacaacaacaacaacaaccaacgaaattttcaaaatttcgtCTGATGACACCATCATTACGGCAATCAAtattaaatcaaatgattgccATAGCTGATTCAATGGAAAACCTggatgaatcaaataaaacaatgaacGAAATGGAACCAATGCAAACGAtagataaattatcatcacaaaaaGAACAAtcttctgatgatgatgatgaatgtcatcgaaaattaaagaatcaaataatgacaaataaaaaaattaataaacaacaacgacaacgaagTATTTATGATTCAGCCAATAATAGTCGTAATAGTTGTtcacaaaatgataatgatgatgatgatgatgataatcaacaagTTGATATTtgtaaatcaaattcaacaaaaagttcaacaatcgatgaagatgaagattcacaaacattttcaattgaaaatctaCCTGAAGATAGTACAACATCAGGTAGTTTTATGTTGGATGATGTTacatccaataataataatgaaacaagtGAAACATTGAATGGTTCATATTTTATATCAGATTCAATATCTGGTTCAACatcaagaaatttttattcagttTCAAATGATCTGATCGATGGTGAACAACcattaattgataataatcgtatTGGTAAAAGTGAACCAGCAACTGTATTATCAATATCGGAATTTGTTCAtggccaatcatcatcgaatgatcaaaattatcaatcaatgccTTGTAACATTAATCATATTGCTGTGGCTAAACAAATTGGTGGTgaaaatccaaattttttaCGTGTTCGTTTTGAACAAAGACAACGTAAAGCAATGGAAAGAAAtggtaataaaaatatgaaaactgccacaacaacatcgaGTAGTAGTCAATCACAAG aTAAATCATCacatgaagatgaagatgatgatgaagaaaaaaatccagatgACGATTATACATGTacggataatttttttggtaaatatcaaaaaattcttgattcacAATATGAAGAATCAACAAATCGTGTGATATCGACCAATGTACATGATGAACAATCAGCAAGTCAGAAAATGGCCACATCATCTGAACATGAATTGGAAATCAATAGacaatggaaacaaaaacaacgacaacgacttCAATCATCACAAGCAAAAGAAATTTCATTGacaggtcatcatcatcatcatcatcatcaacagcagcagcagcagcaacaacaacaacaacaacattcatcgATGGCTAATTTacatcaacagcagcaaaatTCGGGCAATATTAATCTAAATAACAATACTCATAATCATCAGattggacaacaacaacatcaacaacaatattgtaATACAACTGATTTGTTTGAACAATCATCACAAGCTACTGAACGTGATGTTGAAAGatcagaattttcattacagaatcaaaattctgaattagatgaagatgaatcattaacatttgaaaatttaaataatcaaaGTTTATCTGTTATTGATGAAGATTCTAAAGGTGATCAAGAATCTGGTGCTGCAAATAATgctcaacaacagcaacaatcacAGCCATTATTACCTCAACCACTATCATCTAGATCTGCTCAAAATCGACGAttaattgttgataataaaaatattaatgctgttgtcgatgatgaagaagatgatgatgatgataaacatttaGCCACAGGTTCAGGTGATCTGATTCAAACTTTATGTCGATTGGATAGTAGTGGCGATAAATCCGAATTACTTGAAGAACGTGATCTGAGTTTAGAAGCAGTTTTACAAGAAGAAAGTAAAGAATTAGAACGTGTAAAAGCTGCTGAACTATTAAATGACAatggccattatcatcaccatcatcatcatcatcatcgacatggTAAacgctatcatcatcaacaacaacaacatggtAACATTGTTTCACATAATACATTGATGGACGATGCTCCAACCACTTGCCATACATCGAcaacatttcaattgataacAATGGATGATAGTTCTAGAGATATTCTTGACACGTCTCGTAATATtgtacatgatgatgaagaacgTACAGAATTACGTGATGAACGAATAGCATTGTTAACATCCTTAGCAACCAATGATTCTAGTGATGGATCAGGCTTACCAagtattgataataatagtaccaataataataatgatgataatgatgataatatgaaCATGAATGCTCGACAAAAATTCGatagaaaaatgaaagaaattgaacaaaGGATTTTATCGGATAAACATCCGAATAATCAAATTGCtacagaaaaaatattgaaaattcaatcgaaaaatgatcaacaacaacaacaacaacaacaacaacaagaaacaaCAAGACAGACATATGTTTCACATAATAATTCGGCTACATATTCGGAATGTAGTTCAATGACGACACccgataataaaaatttgattatcggGACCAATTCTGAACTTACATCGATATTGAAACATAATAAACGTGGTCAATCACAACCGCCACCAATAGCTGGCGTTAGCGTCGCTGGACAACGACAAACATCAAATGTTGTATTTGCCAATCAATCTGGCAATAATCGTCAGCAGCATCATCCATCAACAACGAATCAACATTGTTGTTCACGAtgttatcatcgtcatcatcatcatcatcatcgtcatccaGTTGGATCGGGTAGTCATCACCGATTTTCGACAACAAGTTCATCAAAACATTCAGTTtgtttacatcatcataatcgtcaTAATGACATTACCGTACCTAGTAATAGTATACGTACATCCAGTAATCAAAATGAGATTATTACACAGGCACGTGCTCGTTCATTAACTCGTAATCTTggtgttaataataatgcaatAACTGGAACGATTGGTCTACAAAATAAATTACAAGAAGTTCATCatgagcaacaacaacaacaaccacaaaacCAATTAAAGGATCAAATACCTGCACAACAACAGTCTAGACAACGATCACCTTGTAGTCAACATCATTTCACATGTAGCCATTGTGGTGAATCAACAATGCCACCAAATCTTGTGCCAATAATTCCGACAACAAGTAGATTCAAACGACGAGGAATGCCACAATTATCACGAAAATCATTCACTGTTGAAGATGtttattttgatgttgatgatgaagagaatGATATTGGTGTTCATTCTGAAAgttatcgatcatcattatggataTATATTGGACGTAAAGAAGAGCTAAATATTTGGAATAATCTTAATCGTGCTATATTGAATTGTTCATCACAAAAATATTCTAGATGTGATATAAATCGTAAACAATTtcgattatcaacaacaaattccgGTAGTGATTTAAATAATGGAAGtgatcgtaataataataataataataataatacgaattcatcatcaacaacaacggatacaatttcaacaacacgATCAGAATCAGAAGAAAGTACAGCATCggaaaagaattttcgtCAACGTTATGAAACTGTAACACATCGATTAATACATCGTAAAgcatcaattgaattatatCGTAGAATTTTGGATCAAACATTTA CCATAGATAAATGTCTAACATTGACacgtgataataatgaatttggaTTCCGTATTCATGGTAACCGTCCTGTAGTTGTATCGGCTGTTGAAAAAg GAACATCTGCACAACATAAAGGTTTAGAAGTGGGTGATATAATTGTTGCTGTCAATGGTCATACAGTGTTGGATTCATCACATTCAGAAGTGGTTCGCATGGCTCATCATG gacattcattaaaattagAAGTTGCAAGTACAGCGGCCGCATTAAAAGCTGAAACAACACAAGCAAGTGAAAATGAGCCTAAAGTGATAATCAATGGCTATTTAAGTCGatatattgataaattgGCCGAAAAATGTAGTACTAGCCGTGATAAAATGACCAATCCAAAGTTATGGAGACGACGTTGGTTTGTACTAAAATCTGATGCTTGTCTTTATTGGTATCGTAATCCAAAA TCATTGGAACCAATTGGAGCCATTTCATTACAAGGATACTGTGCTGGAATGGTAAATGAATGTCTATTTGGTCAAGAACATTTATTTCGTTTAGTTGGatataaaacaacaagatgTAAATATCTGGCGGCTATTGATCATGCAACAGCCATACAATGGGTGAAagcattgaatcaaaattctatCCAATACAGTAAT agcgacgcattcattgaaaacacTCTACACAATATACATCGTAatccattgaattttatcaatcCAGATTGTTATGGTTTTCTTtggaaattcaatcaaatgaaaaaaaattggaaacaaCGATATTTTGTATTGAAAGATGCAtgtctttatttttatgCTGATGCAAATTCAACTACTGCATTAG gtctattttttcttcatggTTATCGTGTTCAGGCAAATGTCACATTCAATTtagataaacaacaacaacagcaacaatcatTACCACcggcaccaccaccaacgcctcaacaattaattaatcaaacacaacaattacaacaatcatcaattacgGCCGAATCTCGACAAcatatatttgaaattgtaCCAAGTGATTCAAAATATAGACATATTTGGTTATGTGCTGATTCTGAATCTGATCGTAAACg TTGGACATATGCACTGGAATATTCTATTGATCGTTGGATTCGTcttaaataa